A single region of the Thermoanaerobaculia bacterium genome encodes:
- the acpS gene encoding holo-ACP synthase has protein sequence MIPFTFRLGLDLAEVDRIARAIDRWGETFLERLFNAGEVDRRRRHPAAFSQHVAGRFAAKEAAMKALGTGFRGLSFREIVVGRETSGKPNLRFQGRASRLAERLSVASVELTITHTERTAAAVVLLVCAPPIS, from the coding sequence GTGATCCCCTTCACGTTCCGTCTGGGACTCGATCTCGCCGAGGTCGACCGGATCGCGCGCGCGATCGACCGGTGGGGGGAGACGTTCCTCGAGCGGCTCTTCAACGCCGGGGAGGTCGACCGGCGGCGCCGTCACCCCGCGGCGTTTTCCCAGCACGTCGCCGGCCGGTTCGCCGCGAAGGAAGCGGCGATGAAGGCGCTCGGCACCGGATTCCGCGGTCTGTCCTTCCGCGAGATCGTCGTCGGCCGGGAGACGTCGGGAAAGCCGAACCTCCGCTTCCAGGGAAGGGCGAGCCGGCTCGCCGAACGCCTCTCCGTCGCCTCGGTCGAGCTCACGATCACTCACACGGAGCGGACCGCGGCGGCCGTCGTCCTGCTCGTCTGCGCCCCGCCGATTTCTTGA